One Dioscorea cayenensis subsp. rotundata cultivar TDr96_F1 chromosome 17, TDr96_F1_v2_PseudoChromosome.rev07_lg8_w22 25.fasta, whole genome shotgun sequence DNA window includes the following coding sequences:
- the LOC120281376 gene encoding chalcone synthase-like: protein MMSNGSNGVDDHKANKGSGLASVLALGTANPPDVFYQDAFPDFYFRITNNEHRVELKEKFKRICEKSMIKKRHFFLTEEILKQKPNLCSYMEENSLDTRQEIVVEEVPKLGAKAAVKALEEWGRPLSEITHLIFCSSSGVDMPGADFRLIKLLGLPLSTKRVMLYCLGCYAGGTVIRIAKDLAENNQNARVLVVCSEMTVSRFRGTDDVHIDSLIANAIFGDGSAAMVVGANPIPGVETPFFEVVSTDQFIIPDSEKALHCHLREVGMTFHLLNDVPITISKDMEKSLLKVFEPLGIPISDWNSLFWITHTGGRAILDRIQEKLGLNPEKLKLTRHVMSEYGNMASCCVFFVMDEMRKRSMAEELPTAGEGLEWGVLHGFGPGLTVETIVLRAPPLKANGLVSDENH from the exons ATGATGAGCAATGGTAGTAATGGAGTTGATGATCACAAGGCAAATAAAGGTAGTGGCTTAGCAAGTGTCCTAGCATTGGGCACTGCTAACCCTCCCGATGTTTTCTATCAAGACGCCTTCCCAGACTTCTACTTTAGAATCACCAATAATGAGCACAGGGTTGAGCTCAAGGAAAAGTTCAAGCGAATAT GTGAGAAGTCGATGATCAAGAAGAGGCACTTTTTCTTGACGGAGGAGATACTAAAGCAAAAGCCGAACCTGTGTTCATACATGGAAGAGAACTCACTAGATACTCGCCAAGAGATAGTGGTGGAAGAGGTGCCAAAGCTTGGAGCAAAGGCGGCCGTCAAAGCTTTGGAGGAATGGGGACGTCCACTCTCAGAGATCACTCACCTGATCTTCTGCAGCTCTAGCGGTGTCGACATGCCGGGCGCTGACTTCCGGCTCATCAAGCTCCTCGGCCTTCCATTGTCCACTAAAAGAGTTATGCTCTACTGCTTGGGTTGCTACGCCGGCGGTACCGTCATACGAATAGCTAAAGATCTCGCAGAAAACAATCAGAATGCCCGTGTGCTTGTCGTGTGCTCGGAGATGACGGTCAGCAGGTTCCGTGGGACTGACGATGTGCACATTGATAGCCTTATAGCGAATGCTATCTTTGGGGATGGGTCTGCTGCAATGGTGGTCGGAGCAAACCCCATTCCCGGCGTGGAAACTCCCTTTTTTGAAGTGGTGTCCACTGACCAATTTATCATCCCGGATAGCGAGAAAGCACTTCATTGTCACCTCAGAGAAGTAGGGATGACGTTCCATTTACTCAATGACGTACCAATAACCATCAGCAAAGATATGGAGAAGAGTTTGTTAAAGGTGTTCGAACCACTAGGCATACCCATCTCGGACTGGAACTCATTGTTCTGGATCACCCATACTGGAGGGCGTGCCATTCTGGATAGGATCCAAGAGAAACTGGGGTTGAATCCGGAGAAGCTAAAACTCACACGTCACGTGATGAGTGAGTATGGGAACATGGCCAGCTGCTGTGTTTTTTTTGTCATGGATGAGATGAGGAAGCGCTCAATGGCGGAAGAGCTACCCACTGCCGGAGAGGGACTTGAATGGGGTGTGCTTCATGGCTTTGGTCCGGGGTTGACCGTGGAGACTATTGTCCTCCGTGCACCGCCTCTCAAGGCCAATGGCCTTGTCTCTGATGAAAATCATTAG